The Cololabis saira isolate AMF1-May2022 chromosome 20, fColSai1.1, whole genome shotgun sequence genome includes a window with the following:
- the zgc:85858 gene encoding stress-associated endoplasmic reticulum protein 1, with product MSAVQRMKVANERHSKTITQRGHVQKTSRPVNDDKSPVGPWLLALFVFVVCGSAIFQIIQSIRQGM from the exons ATGTCGGCGGTGCAGCGGATGAAAGTGGCGAACGAGCGACACAGCAAGACGATCACGCAGCGGGGACACGTCCAGAAGACCTCG cgGCCAGTAAATGATGACAAGTCTCCGGTGGGACCGTGGCTGCTGGCCCTCTTCGTCTTCGTGGTTTGTGGATCAG CCATCTTCCAGATCATCCAGAGCATCAGACAGGGCATGTGA
- the nppcl2 gene encoding C-type natriuretic peptide 2, which yields MSSSSRLLPLSLLLLLLSIAVETRSLPEADTQILRSLFGSRLAALLLAPPPSDDITEGSARPSAPATGSRGLVVDQDGRREAAPQLLWDFLRRQAKARRRSPKSMVGGAGCFGTKMDRIGSISGLGC from the exons ATGAGCTCCTCCTCACGTCTCCTTCCTctcagcctcctcctcctcctcctctccatcgCCGTGGAGACGAGGTCGTTACCTGAAGCAGACACACAG ATCTTACGCTCGCTGTTCGGCTCTCGCCTCGCCGCTCTCCTCCTGGCTCCGCCCCcctctgatgacatcacagaaggCTCGGCCAGACCGTCGGCTCCCGCCACCGGCTCCAGGGGTTTGGTCGTGGATCAGGACGGCCGGCGGGAGGCGGCCCCCCAGCTCCTCTGGGACTTCCTGAGGCGCCAGGCCAAGGCCAGGAGGCGGAGCCCCAAGTCCATGGTGGGAGGGGCCGGCTGCTTCGGTACCAAGATGGACCGCATCGGCTCCATCAGCGGCCTGGGCTGTTGA